The nucleotide window TACGACGATGTGTACGTCTACAACGGCGACTTCTCTTGGGACAACCAGTCGGGCTTCTTCAGCAACCAGGGCATGACCAACTTCATCGGGCGCAATGACTTCGTCAACCCGGTGTTCTCCGACCCTACCTGGGGTGTGTCTGACCAGGACATGTTCAACCGTGGCCTGGAAGAACTGAAAACCCGTGACGGCAAGGACAAGAAACCGTTCTATGCCTTGCTGCAAACCCTGTCCAACCACACGCCATACGCCTTGCCGACGCCATTGCCGGTGGAGCGCGTGACCGATCGTGGCAGCCTCAATGAACACTTGACCGCCATGCGCTACTCCGACTGGGCGTTGGGTCAGTTCTTTGAAAAGGCCCGTAAAGAGCCGTATTTCAAGGAAACCCTGTTTGTGATCGTCGGCGACCACGGTTTTGGCAACGAACAGCAGATCACCGAAATGGACCTGGGCCGCTTCAACGTGCCGATGCTGATGATCGGCCCGGGCATCCAGGAAAAATTCGGTCAGGTCGACCACACCGTGGGCACCCAGATCGACATCGTGCCGACCATCATGGGCCGCATTGGTGGCGACGTGGTTCATCAATGCTGGGGGCGCGATTTGCTGAACCTGCCGGAAGGTGACAAAGGCTTCGGCATGATCAAGCCGTCAGGCAGCGATCAGACGGTCGCGTTGCTCACGGCTGATCGCGTGCTGGTACTGCCTAAAGAGATGCCGCCGAGGTTGTATCAATACGAACTGGGCGCTAACCCGAAAGGTGAATTGATCCCGGCATCGGCTGACGAAGCTGCGCTGAAGCAGAAGCTCGAGTCGTTCATCCAGACGGCCACCAAGAGCCTGCTGGACAACACCGCCGGTGTGGTTGACGGCAAGCCGGACTAAGTTCTCCGGACATAAAAAGAGGCCCTTCGCAGGGCCTCTTTTTTTTGCCGGTAAAATCTTTATATCTTGCCAAGCAGCAACAGGATCAACAACACCACCAACACTACGCCGATGATACCAGACGGGCCGTAACCCCAACTTCTGGAATGCGGGAAGACCGGCAAACCACCTATCAACAACAGAATAAGAATAACGATAAGAATTGTGCCCATGTCTATTTCCTTGTTGGAAGCGTTGTGGATTGACCTAGGGTTTTAGCCATCAGCTGGACTTGTATTAATCCTAGCTGCTTACAAAATCCGACTCATGGATATGAGAAAAAATTCCAGGTTTTTTTAATGTATTTGGAAAGCACGCTTATTTCTTTTACTGCGTCTCAAAGTTGAAACAGCCGTACCGCGCCGCGGTTCATCGTTGGCCATTCAGCACTCTGATGGAGCGTGGGTCGCGCATTATCCTTCGCTACACTCGGTGCATCTTCCCCGGAACAACAAGGCTGTTTGCTATGCAAAATCGCATGATGATCACTGGCGCGGGCTCAGGCCTGGGTCGCGAAGTCGCTCTGCGCTGGGCGCGTGAAGGCTGGCAGCTGGCCTTGTCGGATGTCAGTGAACCCGGCCTGCAAGAAACCCTGAAGCGGGTGCGCGAAGCCGGCGGCGACGGTTTCATCCTGCGTTGCGATGTGCGCGACTACAGTCAGCTGACCGCCTTCGCCCAAGCCTGCGAAGAGAAACTCGGCGGCATCGATGTCATCGTCAACAACGCGGGTGTGGCCTCGGGCGGTTTCTTCAGTGAACTGTCGCTGGAGGATTGGGACTGGCAGATCGCGATCAACCTGATGGGCGTGGTCAAGGGCTGCAAGGCCTTCCTGCCGCTGCTGGAGAAAAGTAAAGGCAAGATCATCAACATCGCCTCGATGGCGGCCCTGATGCAAGGCCCGGCCATGAGCAACTACAACGTGGCCAAGGCGGGCGTAGTGGCGTTGTCCGAAAGCCTGTTGATCGAACTGGCCCACGAGGAAGTCAGCGTGCATGTGGTCTGCCCGTCGTTCTTCCAGACCAACCTGCTGGACTCTTTCCGCGGCCCGACCCCGGCCATGAAAGCCCAGGTCGGCAAATTGCTGGAAAGCTCGCCGATTACCGCTGCCGACATTGCCGACTACATCTATCAGCAGGTCGCCGCCGGCGAATTCTTGATCCTGCCTCACGAACAGGGGCGCATGGCCTGGGCGATCAAGCAGAAAACCCCGCAATTGCTCTACAACGAAATGACCGTGATGGCCGACAAAATGCGCGCCAAGGCCAAACAAAACGCAAGCTGAACTTGCCCGTGCGCAACAGCGTCGTTAGGGTGGCCGCAACCGGCCATCCTCACGAGACCTCTGCATGCTCAATTACCTGTGGTTTTTCCTCGCCGCGCTGTTTGAAATCGCCGGCTGCTTCGCCTTCTGGATGTGGCTGCGCCAAGGTAAAAGCGTCTTGTGGGTCATTCCTGCGTTGCTCAGCCTGATCTTGTTCGCGGTGTTGCTGACCCGGGTCGAAGCGAGCTACGCCGGCCGCGCCTATGCCGCCTACGGTGGCATCTACATCATTGCGTCGATTGGCTGGCTGGCGGTGGTCGAGCGGATTCGTCCACTGGGCTCGGACTGGATTGGCGTGGCGCTGTGTGTGCTTGGGGCGAGTGTCATCCTGTTTGGTCCGCGCTTCTCTGCTTCCTGAAGGATCGGTCCTTCATTCAACCGGTTTGTCGGACGCGTCCGTCAGGGCGATGCATCTTGCGCTGTAGGGCGGGACTGTTTTGCTGCTGTTGCATTGAAGACCCGCCACGCGCCGGGCATCTTCAAGGGCCGGTCATCCAGAAGGACGAATGCCATGCTTGTACTCAGTCGCGTTGTGGGCGAGTTGATATCCATTGGTGACAACATTTCCGTGCGGGTTCTTGCCGTCAACGGAAGCAGCGTGCGCTTCGGTGTTGAAGCGCCGCAGCAGGTCAACGTACACCGCGCCGAAGTCTATGAGCGCATCCAGATCAAACAGGCAAAAGCCAAAGCTCGTTAGGGGGCGTTTTCAAGGGCCTCAGTCGAACAGGTGCTTGGGCACGTCGTGCTTGAGCATCAACTGGCATTGCTCGCTTTCCGGATCGAAGACGATCAGTGCCTGGCCCTTGGTCAATGCCTGACGGACACGCAAGACACGGGTTTCCAGCGGTGTGTCATCGCCGTTGTCCGTGCCGTCACGGGTCACGAAATCCTCGATCAGACGGGTCAGCGTATCGACTTCAAGTTGGTCGTGTGGGATCAGCATAGGCACCTCGGCTAAACAATGGCGCGATGCTACGGCGGTTATGAACGCATCACCAGTAGGAGCTGCCGAAGGCTGCGATCTTTTGATCTTTGCACCTGTTGCATCGCTGCAGATCAAGATTCAAAGATCGCAGCCTTCGGCAGCTCCTACAGTTCGCCTTAGCTGTCTGTGCGCTGCCCAATCAAACTATCGACCGACGGCACTCGTGTATCGCTTTCCATCTGTGTCTCGTGTTCTATCTGGTGACTGAACCGGTCCAGCGATCCCGTGGCCGGTTGTGCATCGCTGGCGAACACCGGTGGGCTGAGGATGTAGGCACCGAGCAAACGGCTGAGGGCGGCGAGGCTGTCGATGTGGGTGCGTTCATAGCCGTGGGTGGCGTCGCAACCGAAGGCCAGCAGGGCGGTGCGAATGTCGTGGCCGGCAGTGACGGCCGAGTGAGCATCGCTGAAGTAATAGCGGAACAGGTCCCGACGCGCCGGCAGTTCGTTGTCGCTGGCCAGACGCAGCAGGTGCCGCGACAGGTGATAGTCATAAGGCCCGCCGGAATCCTGCATCGCCACGCTCACCGCGTGTTCGCTGGAGTGTTGGCCGGGCGCGACCGGCGCAATGTCGATGCCGACGAATTCGCTGACGTCCCAGGGCAGGGCCGCCGCCGCACCGCTGCCGGTTTCTTCGGTGATGGTGAACAGCGGATGGCAGTCGATCATCAACTCTTCGCCGCTGTCGACAATCGCTTTCAGCGCCGCCAGCAGTGCGGCAACGCCGGCCTTGTCATCGAGGTGACGGGCGCTGATGTGGCCGCTTTCTGTGAACTCCGGCAACGGGTCGAAGGCGACGAAATCGCCGACGCTGATCCCCAGCGAGTCGCAATCGGCGCGGGTGGCGCAATAGGCGTCCAGGCGCAATTCGATGTGATCCCAGCTGATCGGCATTTCATCCACGGCGGTGTTGAATGCGTGCCCGGAGGCCATCAACGGCAACACGCTGCCGCGGATCACGCCGTTGTCGGTGAACAGACTGACGCGGCTGCCCTCGGCAAAACGGCTGGACCAGCAACCGACTGGCGCCAGGGTCAGGCGGCCGTTGTCCTTGATCGCGCGAACCGCCGCGCCAATGGTATCCAGGTGGGCGGAAACCGCGCGGTCCGGGCTGTTCTTCTTGCCCTTGAGGGTGGCACGGATGGTGCCGCGACGGGTCATTTCAAAGGGAATACCCAGCTCTTCAAGACGCTCGGCGACGTACCGCACAATGGTGTCGGTGAACCCGGTCGGGCTGGGAATGGCGAGCATTTCCAGCAGGACTTTTTGCAGGTAATTGAGATCTGGTTCGGGAATTTTGCGGGTCATGGAAACTCCTGATGAAGTGAGAGCATCGATGGTTTCGATGAAGGGGGAGAATCTACGTTGCCTGTCAGGCCGCCATCGCGGGCAAGCCCGCTCCCACAGGGCGCGCGGTCAACTGTGGGAGCGGGCTTGCCCGCGATGGCGTCAGATCAGGCTGCACACATTTATGAAACCGCCGGCTGACTATGCGGAAACAACAAATCCACAAACCGCTCGGCCGTCGGCTGCGGTTCATGGTTGGCCAGCCCCGCGCGCTCGTTGGCTTCGATAAACACATACTCCGGCTGGTCGGCGGCCGGCACCATCAGATCGAGCCCGACCATCGGAATATCCAGCGCCCGCGCCGCGCGCACTGCCGCGTCCACCAGGGTTGGATGCAGGATCGCCGTGACGTCTTCAAGAATGCCGCCGGTATGAAGGTTCGCCGTGCGCCGTACGAACAGATGCTCGCCGGCCGGCAGAATGCTGCTGTAGTCATAACCCGCCGCCTGCAACGTGCGCTGGGTCTCATGGTCCAGCGGGATTTTGCTTTCACCGCT belongs to Pseudomonas sp. B21-015 and includes:
- the csrA gene encoding carbon storage regulator CsrA, with protein sequence MLVLSRVVGELISIGDNISVRVLAVNGSSVRFGVEAPQQVNVHRAEVYERIQIKQAKAKAR
- a CDS encoding DUF3309 family protein, which translates into the protein MDMGTILIVILILLLIGGLPVFPHSRSWGYGPSGIIGVVLVVLLILLLLGKI
- a CDS encoding osmoprotectant NAGGN system M42 family peptidase, yielding MTRKIPEPDLNYLQKVLLEMLAIPSPTGFTDTIVRYVAERLEELGIPFEMTRRGTIRATLKGKKNSPDRAVSAHLDTIGAAVRAIKDNGRLTLAPVGCWSSRFAEGSRVSLFTDNGVIRGSVLPLMASGHAFNTAVDEMPISWDHIELRLDAYCATRADCDSLGISVGDFVAFDPLPEFTESGHISARHLDDKAGVAALLAALKAIVDSGEELMIDCHPLFTITEETGSGAAAALPWDVSEFVGIDIAPVAPGQHSSEHAVSVAMQDSGGPYDYHLSRHLLRLASDNELPARRDLFRYYFSDAHSAVTAGHDIRTALLAFGCDATHGYERTHIDSLAALSRLLGAYILSPPVFASDAQPATGSLDRFSHQIEHETQMESDTRVPSVDSLIGQRTDS
- a CDS encoding YnfA family protein; the protein is MLNYLWFFLAALFEIAGCFAFWMWLRQGKSVLWVIPALLSLILFAVLLTRVEASYAGRAYAAYGGIYIIASIGWLAVVERIRPLGSDWIGVALCVLGASVILFGPRFSAS
- a CDS encoding YheU family protein, with the protein product MLIPHDQLEVDTLTRLIEDFVTRDGTDNGDDTPLETRVLRVRQALTKGQALIVFDPESEQCQLMLKHDVPKHLFD
- a CDS encoding SDR family oxidoreductase — its product is MQNRMMITGAGSGLGREVALRWAREGWQLALSDVSEPGLQETLKRVREAGGDGFILRCDVRDYSQLTAFAQACEEKLGGIDVIVNNAGVASGGFFSELSLEDWDWQIAINLMGVVKGCKAFLPLLEKSKGKIINIASMAALMQGPAMSNYNVAKAGVVALSESLLIELAHEEVSVHVVCPSFFQTNLLDSFRGPTPAMKAQVGKLLESSPITAADIADYIYQQVAAGEFLILPHEQGRMAWAIKQKTPQLLYNEMTVMADKMRAKAKQNAS